One genomic region from Cetobacterium sp. 8H encodes:
- a CDS encoding NAD(P)H-dependent oxidoreductase subunit E: MKEFYEKLDEYIELLEDKKNDYKILCFVVDELGYIPDETLDYIAKKIDVFKFSLEGTIKFYPKLQKVRTKYYVQICIGRNCVQKGLKEKIEELRGKVDFVIEERNCLGHCSKPANLTIGNKNYRYSSLLELETILLNLK, translated from the coding sequence ATGAAAGAGTTTTATGAAAAATTAGATGAGTATATAGAGTTATTAGAAGATAAAAAAAATGATTATAAAATTTTATGTTTTGTTGTGGATGAACTAGGGTACATTCCAGATGAAACTCTAGATTATATAGCTAAAAAGATAGATGTATTTAAATTCTCATTAGAAGGAACAATAAAATTTTATCCTAAACTTCAAAAAGTTAGAACAAAATACTATGTACAAATTTGCATAGGAAGAAATTGTGTTCAAAAAGGTTTAAAAGAAAAAATTGAAGAGTTAAGAGGTAAGGTAGATTTTGTTATAGAGGAACGAAACTGTTTGGGGCATTGTTCTAAACCTGCAAACCTTACTATAGGAAATAAAAATTATAGATATAGTAGCTTATTAGAATTAGAAACAATTTTATTAAATTTAAAATAG
- the acpS gene encoding holo-ACP synthase encodes MKVLGIGNDIVEISRIEKALSKKGFKERVFTIKEITQLDKKGGKIESYAGRFSAKEAISKALGTGVRGFNLIDIEILNDDLGKPVVKFLGALKERENKLDIQLSISHCKEYATAVAIIIEM; translated from the coding sequence ATGAAAGTACTTGGAATAGGAAATGATATAGTTGAAATATCAAGAATAGAGAAAGCACTATCAAAAAAAGGTTTCAAAGAGAGAGTTTTTACGATTAAAGAAATAACTCAATTGGATAAAAAAGGTGGAAAAATAGAAAGTTATGCTGGAAGATTCTCAGCAAAAGAAGCTATTTCAAAAGCTTTAGGAACAGGAGTTAGAGGGTTTAATTTAATCGATATTGAAATATTAAATGACGATTTAGGAAAACCTGTAGTGAAATTTTTAGGGGCTCTTAAGGAGAGAGAAAATAAACTAGATATACAACTCTCAATCTCTCATTGTAAAGAATATGCCACAGCTGTTGCTATTATTATAGAGATGTAG